GTCCACCGCGTTGCGCGGGAACGGATACGTCGTCAGCAGTTCCAGGGAGCGGGGCAGATCGTCACCGGCCTTGTTGAGCTGCTCCAGGATCGGCCGCAGGCTCTTCAGGTTCGCGACGGTGTCGTCCCGCGACGCGTTGATCACCTGGCTGCCGGTCTTCCCCAGCTTCGACAGCGAGGTGAGCATGGCCGTCAGGCTGCGCCGCTGGTCGGCCAGTACCTTCAGGGCCGGCGGCACCGTGTCCAGGGCCCCGGCGATGGTCTTCTTCTCCTGCGCCAGCCGCTTGGCGAGCCGGTCGATGCCGGCCAGCGCGCGCACGATCTCCTTGCGCCGGCCGTCGAGACCGCCGAGGAACGTGTCCAGCTCGGTCAGCAGGGACTTCACCCGGTTCTCCCGGCCCTCCAGCGCCTTGTTGAGCTCAACCGTGATGGTCTTGAGCTGGGCCACCCCGCCGCCGTTGAGCAGGGCGGACAGCGCGGAGAGGACCTCCTCGATCTCCGGGTTGCGGCCGCTGCGGGAGAGCGGGATCCGGTCGCCGTCCTTCAGCCGGCCGGCCGGGGCGGTGTCCGCGGGCGAGGACAGCGCCACGTACTTCTCGCCGAGCATGCTCGTCTGCCGCAGCTCGGCCACCGCGTTGGCGGGCAGGGTCACCGAGTCCGCGACGCGCAGCCGCACCCGGGCGTGCCAGCCGTCCAGCTCGACCTTCTCGACCGCGCCGACCGTGACGTCGTTGACCTTCACCGCCGACTGGGGCACCAGGTCGAGCACGTCCCTGAACTCGACGGTCACCCGGTAGGCGTTGCCGTCGGCCGCGGCGCCGCCGGGCAGGGCGACGTCGTACAGACCGTTGAACTCACAGCCCGTCAGCAGCAGCGAGCCGGCCGCCGCCCATGCCGCCGTGCCGGTGCGCAGTGCCCTCATGCGCGGGCCTCCAGGATTCCGCCGAGCGTACGGTCGACCGGTCCGGTGCCGGAGACCGCCCGGGTGCCGGCCGGTTCCAGCTCCGGCAGGGAGTCGAACAGTTTGTGCAGGTCGGCGCAGTCCTTGGCCTTCCCGTCCCCGGTCGTCCGCAGCAGCGAGCAGAGCAGCGAGGCCGGGTCCTGCGGGTGCTCGACGTTGTTGCGGGTGTCGAGGGTCCCCGCGGACGGGTTGTAGGCGTTCTGCAGGTTGGACAGTCCGACCGGGGCGACCTCCAGCAGTTCGGCGAGCGCGGCGCGCTGGGTGACCAGCACCTTGGTGACCTTGCTCAGGCCCTCCACGTTCGAGGTCAGCGACTGCTTGTTCGCCCGTACGAAGTCGGAGACGTCGGCGAGCGCCACCCCGAGGTGCCGCAGTGCCGCCGCGAGGTCCTTGCGCTCCGCGGCGAGCTGCCCGGCCACCTCCGCGAGGCTGTCGTTGAAGGAGCGGACGTTCTTGTCGTCCGCGGCCAGCGCGGCCGTGAACACCTGGAGGTTGCGGATGGTGGAGAACAGGTCCTGCCGCCCGTCCGACAGAGTGGTCACCGCCAGGGAGAGGTCCTCCACCGACTGGTGGATCGCCTCGCCCTGCCCCTCGAGGTTGTCCGCGCTCACGCCCAGCAGCCGCGACAGCGCGCCGTCGTCGTTCGCGCCGCGCGGGCCGAGCGCCTCCGAGGTCGTGTGCAGGCTCTCGAAGACCCGGTCCAGCTCCACCGGTACGGCCGTGCGCTCCTCCGGGATGACATCGCCGCCCCGCATCACCGGTCCGCCCCGGTACACGGGCAGCAGCTGCACGTAACGGTCGCTGACCACCGACGAGTTGATGATCGCGGCCTTCGCCTGGGCGGGCACCTTCCGTCCCTCGCCGTACTCCAGCACCACCCGCACCCGGCGGCCCTCCGGAGTGATCTCCTTGACCTCGCCGATGCGGACACCGAGCACCCGGACGTCCGAGCCCGGGTAGATGCCGACCGTCCGAGGGAAGTACGCGGTGACCCGCACCGGTTCCTCCCGCGGCCACAGCAGCAGGCCCGCCGCGACCAGCGCGAGGGCGGTGACCAGCGCCACCCCCCGCAGCAGCGGTGTGCGGGGCGGACGTATGCGGGACAGGGGTGTGCGCGGCAGACGTATGCGCGGCAGACGTATGCGCGACAGAAGTGTGCGCGGAAGACGTATGCGCGACAGGGGTGTGCGCGGCACACGTATGCGGGACAGGGACGTGTGCGGCAGACGTATGCGCGGCAGGGGCGCTTTCACGAGGGACCTCCCGTCCGCGGGACCACCGGAGCGGCGACCAGATTCTGGATGTAGCTGTCGAACCAGCGCCCGTTGCCGAGGGTGTTGGCGAAGACGCGCACATACGGAGCCAGCAGCCGCACGCTGCGGTCGAGGGCGGCCTGGTTGCGTTCGAGCATGTCGACGACCTGGTTCAGGCCCTTCAGCGCGGGCCCGATCTCCTTGCTGTTGTCCTTCACCAGGCCCGACAGCTGGACCCCGAGCGAGGCGGAGCTCTTGAGGAGGGCGTGGATCGCCGCCCGCCGCCGCGAGATCTCCTGGAACAGCGCGTCGCCGTCCTTGACCAGGAGGGAGAACTCCCGGGAGCGCTCGGCGAGCACCGCGCTGACCCCGTCGGCGTGGTCGAGGAGTTCGCGCAGCGCCTGGTCGCGGGAGGCGACCGTACGGGAGATGCGCGACAGGCCCCTGACCGACTCCCGCACCTCGGCCGGGGAGTCCTCGAAGGTAGTGGAGATCGTGTCCAGGGCCGTGGCCAGCCGCTCGGTGTCGATCTGCTCCGTCGTGGTGGTGAGGTCGCTGAACGCCGTCACGACGTCGTACGCGGGCGTGGTGCGGTTCAGCGGGATCTCGCTGCCCGGCCTCAACTGCCCCGGCCCCTTCGGCTCCAGGGCGAGGTACTTGGCGCCCAGGATCGTCTTGACGCGGATGGCGGCACCGGTGCGGGTGCCGAAAGCCGGCTCCCCCTTGACCCGGAAGACCACCTTGACGTGGTCCCCGTCCAGGTCCACCTCGTCGACCTTGCCGACCTTCACCCCGGCGACCCGCACCTCGTCGCCCGGCTTCAGCCCGCCCGCCTCGGAGAACGCGGCGCTGTAGGTCTCGCCGTCGCCGATCAGCGGAAGGTCGTCGGCGTTGAACGCGGCGACGGCCAGCAGCGCGAGCACGGTGAGGCCGACCGCGCCGATGGTCACGGGGTTGCGCTCCCGGAACGGGATCATGCGGGCCCTCTGACGCCCCTTCATGCGCACCTCGCCCGGGCGACGTGCAGTTCGGGGGTGATGACCTCACCGGTCCCCGGGAGGACCACCCGTCCGTCGAAGTCGCAGAGGTAGAAGTTGAACCAGGAGCCGTACGAGGCGGTCCTGGTCAGCTTGTCGAGCTTGTTCGGCAGCCGCTTCAGCACGCCCTCCACGGTCTTCTCGTTGTCGTTCAGCGTCCCGGTCAGATCCCGCAGCTCCGCGATGTCGTCGCGCAGCGGCGGGCGGGCGTCCTCCAGCAGGCCGGAGGTGGCCTCCGCGAGGCTGTTGATGTTCGCCAGCGACTCGCCGATCGGCTTCCGGTCGGCGGAGAGACCGGAGACCACCCGCTGGAGCTGCTTGATCAGCGCGGAGAAGCGCGCGCCGCGCTTGTCCAGGGTCGCCAGCACGGTGTTGAGGTTGTCGATCACCGAGCCGATCAGCTCGTCGCGGTCGGCGAGGGTGGTGGTGAGCGAGGCGGTGTGCGCGAGCAGGCTGTTCACCGTGCCGCCCTCCCCCTGCAGCGTCCTCACGATCTGGGTGGCGAGCTGGTTGACGTCCTTGGGGCTGAGCGCCGCGAACAGCGGCTTGAACCCGCCCAGCAGGGCGTTCAGATCGAGCGCGGGCTGGGTGCGCGACAGCGGGATCCGGCTCCCGGGCGGCAGTGCCGAGCCGTCGCCGGGGCCCTCGGTCAGCGCGACGTACCGCGAGCCGACCAGGTTGCGGTAGCGGATGACCGCGCCGGTGCCGGTGTGCAGCGGGCGGTTCTCGGTCACGGTGAACGTGACCTCCGCCAGCGTCCGGTCCTTGATGCCGATCTCCCGCACCTCGCCGACCCGCACACCGGCGACACGGATGTCGTCGCCCTCCTCCAGGCCGGTGACATCGCTGAACACCGCGCGGTAGGTGTGCTCGGGGGTGAAGGAGACGGTGGCGATGGTGGCGGCGAGCAGTGCCGTGGCGAGCACGGTCACCACCGCGAACAGACCGAACTTGATCAGCGGCGACGCGGTCTGGCCGGCCCGCCGCAGGGACGCGGACCTCATGCGACGCTCACCGCCGTCCCCCGGGCCATCGGGCCGAACAGCAGCGTGGCCACCGCGGGCACCTCGTCCGCGGGCACGCCCAGGACCGGGGCCACGAGCGATCCGACGGCCCGCTGCTCGGCCCGCGTCGCGGACACCGGCCGTCCCGTCGCGGCCCCCGGCGCGACCCGGGTGGTGCCGTCGTCCAGCTTCACGTCCGGTGCCGGGACCCGCGGCCGGGGCATGCCGTGGCAGTCGGGACCCGAGCGCTCCCCCCAGCGGGGCTCCTCCCCGGGGCGGTACCCGGGCCGCGGATGGACGAACTCGAGGGTGATACGCATCTTTCCGCCTCTGAAGGTCTGTGCCGACGCGGCCTCCTGCCGGACGAGACCGTCCAGCAGGCAGGGGTACTCGGGCGAGTAGCGGGCGAACAGCGCCAGCGTGGGCCGCGAGACCCGGCCCAGGGTGATCAGCCGCTCGCCGTTGTCGCCCAGGAAGGCGTCCGCGGTGTTCGCGGCACCGGCGGTGGAGGTGAACAGGGCGGCCAGCTGCTCCCGCTTCTCCACCACGGTGCGGCTGGTGGTGAGGGTGTTGCGCAGAATCCGCATCAGGTCCGGCGCGGCGTCCCCGTACACCTCGGCCACGTCCGCGAACCGTGAGATGTCCTCCTGCAGCGACGGCATATGGGGGTTGAGCCGGCGCAGATAGTCCTCCACCCGGGCCAGGTTGGCGCCGATCCGGTCGCCCCGGCCCTCCAGCGCGGTGGAGAACGCGGTGAGCGTGGCGTTGAGTTCGGCGGGGCGGACCGTGCGCAGCAGCGGCAGCAGATCGTTCATCAGCTGCTGCACCTCGATGCCGACGGCGGTGCGGTCCTGGGTGATGACGTCCCCGGCGCGGATCGCCCGTGCCGGGGTGCCGTCGGGGGCGACCAGGTCGACGTACTTCTCCCCGAACAGGGTCTTGGGCAGCAGCCGGGCCCGGACGTCGGACGGGATCCGCGACACGTGCTCCGGGTCGAGGGCGAGGTCCAGCGTCGCCTTCTCCCCGTCGGCCCGCACCCCGCGGACCTCGCCGACCAGCAGCCCACGCAGTTTGACGTCGGCCTGGGGATCCAGCTGGTTGCCGAGGGTGCCGGTCTCCAGCGTGACCCGGACGACGGGGGTGAACGCCTTGCGGTAGACGGCCACGGACAGCGACAGCAGCAGCCCCAGCACCGCGATGAAGACGATTCCGTTGATCCGCAGTCGGACGGACATCGGCACTACCCCGCAATCCGTACGGTCGTGCTGGCTCCCCAGATCGCCAGGCTGAGGAAGAAGTCCAGGATGTTGATGGCGACGATGGAGGTGCGCACCGCACGGCCGACCGCGACGCCGACACCGGCCGGTCCGCCGCCGGCGTAGTAGCCGTAGTAGCAGTGCACCAGGATGATCACGACGGCGAAGACGATCACCTTGCCGAACGACCAGAGCACGTCGACGGGCGGCAGGTACTGCTGGAAGTAGTGGTCGTAGGTGCCGGCCGACTGGCCGTAGTAGCCCGTCGTGATCGTCCGGGCGGCGAAGTAGGAGGACAGCAGCCCGACGACGTACAGCGGGATGACGGCGACGAACCCCGCGATCATCCGGGTCGTCACCAGGAACGGCAGCGACGGGACGCCCATCACCTCCAGGGCGTCGGTCTCCTCGCTGATCCGCATCGCGCCGAGCTGGGCGGTGAACCCGGCGCCGACGGTCGCCGACAGCGCCAGCCCCGCCACCAGCGGGGCGATCTCCCGGGTGTTGAAGTACGCGGACAGGAAGGCGACGAAGTTGGAGGTGCCGAGCTGGTTGAGCGCCGCGTACCCCTGGAGCCCCACCTCGGTGCCGGTGAAGAAGGACAGGAACGCGATCACGCCCACGGTCCCGCCGACGACGGCGAGAGCGCCGCGGCCGAAGCTGACCTCGGCCAGCAGCCGCAGCACCTCCTTCTTGTAGCGGCGCAGGGTGCGTCCGGTCCAGGCCAGTGAGCGCCCGTAGAAGACCAGCTGGGCGCCCAGCTCCTCCAGGGAGCGCAGCGGGCGCCCCACGAGACGGTCGATCAGCGCCACGGTCAGCCCTTCTGCGGAACGACTTGGAAGTACACGGCGGTCATCACGAAGTTCGTGACGAACAGCAACATGAAGGTGATGACCACCGACTGGTTCACCGCGTCGCCCACGCCCTTCGGGCCGCCCTTGGCCGTCAGCCCCTTGTACGAGGCGACGATCGCCGCGATCGCCCCGAAGACCAGCGCCTTCAGTTCGGCCGCCCAGAGGTCGGACAGCTGGGCGAGGGTGGTGAAGGAGGCCAGGTAGGCGCCGGGAGTGCCGTTCTGCAGGACGACGTTGAAGAAGTAGCCGCCCGCGACCCCGACCACCGACACCAGGCCGTTGAGCAGCACCGCGACCACCATCGACGCCAGCACCCGGGGGACGACCAGGCGGTGGATCGGGTCGATGCCCAGCACCTGCATCGCGTCGATCTCCTCGCGGATCTTGCGGGCGCCCAGGTCCGCGCAGATCGCCGTGCCGCCTGCTCCCGCGATCAGCAGGGCCGTCACGATCGGCGACGCCTCCCGAAGGACGGCGAGCACCGAGGCCGCGCCCGAGAAGGACTGGGCGCCGAGCTGCCGGGTCAGGCTGCCGATCTGCAGCGCGATGACCGCGCCGAACGGGATCGAGACCAGCGCCGTCGGCAGGATCGTCACACTGGCGATGAACCAGGCCTGCTGGATGAACTCCCGCAGTTGGAAGGGCCGGCGGGGCAGCGTCCGCAGGACGTCCAGGGCCATCGCGAACAGGCTGCCGGAGTGCCGCAGCGCCCCGGTGGGGGAGAGGCTCATGTTCCCGCCACCTCCTTGCGGCCGTGCAGCTCCGCCTCACGCCGGGCGATGGCCTCCCAGCGGGGCGGGCGGGTGATGCCGGGGCTCGGCAGCAGCCGCGGGGTCATCGCGCCGCCACCGTCGTCGGCCGACCCGCCCCGGTCCAGCTGTGCGAGCTCCAGCTCGACCTGGGCGGCGTCCTTCTCCTCCGCCATGCCGATCGGACCCTGCATCCGGCCGTGGAGGAACTGCCGCACGACGGGCTCGTCGCTGGTCAGCAGTCGCTCGCGGGGCCCGAACATCACCAGCTCCCGGCGGAAGAGGAGCCCGATGTTGTCCGGGACCTGACGGGCGGAGGCGATGTCGTGGGTGACGATGAGGAAGGTGGCGTCGATCTGCGCGTTGAGGTCGACGATCAGCTGGTTGAGATAGGCCACCCGCACCGGGTCGAGTCCCGAGTCCGGCTCGTCGAACAGGATGATCTCCGGGTCGAGCACCAGGGCGCGCGCCAGCCCGGCCCGCTTGCGCATCCCGCCCGAGATCTCGCCGGGCAGCTTCTCCTCGGCGCCGATCAGGCCGACCATGTCCATCTTCTCGAGGACGATCCGCCGGATCTCCGTCTCGGACTTGCGGGTGTGCTCGCGCAGCGGGAAGGCGATGTTGTCGTACAGGTTCATCGACCCGAACAGCGCGCCGTCCTGGAAGAGGACGCCGAACAGCTTCCGCACCTCGTACAGGTCGTGCTCGCGCAGCCGGGTGATGTCCCGGTCCGCGATCCGCACCGACCCGCGGTCGGGCTTGAGCAGCCCGACGAGCGTCTTGAGGAACACGGACTTGCCGGTGCCCGAGGGGCCGAGCATGACCGAGATCTCCCCGGCGGGCAGCGTCAGCGACACGTCCTGCCAGATGACCTGGTGGCCGAAGGACTTGGTCAGCCCCTCCACACAGATCTCGACACCCATCCGGTACACCCTTCAGCCGTTGAGCAGCTCCGACATCTGCTCTACGGGGAGGGACGGGGCGTCCGTCGCACGAGGACCGAGATTTTTTACGCGGGTGAGACGGGGCGTTCACACGGGTGTGCCGGGGGCGACGGCGCCGGCGGGGGGAGGCGGTCCGGCGGGGGCAGACCGAAGGGCGGGGGAAGGCGGGCCGCCCCCGTTTCCCATGGGTACGGAGGCGTCCGTACGCGCCCTTCCCGGTCGGCGGCCCGTTCGCCCGGTCGCCCGGGGCGGCCCGTCCACCGGTCCGGCTCCCGCGGGATCGCGGTGGGCGCATGCGCGCGGGGCGGAAGCCGCCCGGGATGCCGCGCCGCGCCGAGACACCGGAGGATGCGGGGCCGCCGGCGGTCGTGGCGGGGCCGCGCGGGGCGCGTCCGGGGTTCCGCCGCTGCCGTCGGCGGTCGCGCCGGGCCGGGCCGGTCCGGCGGGGCGCGATGCGCGGGCCGGGCGTGGGCGCGGTCGTGTTCGGTGGAGCAGCGGTCCGACGGTCGTCAGGGTGCAGGGATGTCGCCCGGGATCGACCGGGTGGGTGCGGGCGGCGGCCCCGCGGGCGGGGGGCTGGGCAGGGCCGGTTCCGCCGGAGCGGCGGGCGCGGTCGCGGTCGGCCGGGGCAGGCCGGGCGTCCCCTCGGCGGCGCCGCCCGGACCCCCCGGCAGGTCCGGCGGCCGCGGCACCCCGGAGGCCTCCGGCAGCCGTGGCGCGCCGGATGCGTCGGGCAGCTCCGGCAGCTCCGGTATCCCGGGCGTCACGGGTATCCCGGGCACCTCCGGGACGGAGGGCACCGCGGGCGCGGGCACCGCGGGCACCGCCACCGGCGGGAGCGAGGAAAGCGCCGGCCCACCCGGCAACAGCGGTACGGGCAGGCCGTCGCCCGGTGCTCCCGGTACGCCGGGTGGAGCGGGCAGCGGGCCCGTCGGGACGCTCTGCCCCGCGCCGCCCCGCTCCTCGCCGCCCCGCCCGGCGCCGTCGCCCGCGGTCCGGACATCGGCGGTCTCGGACGTGCTGGGGGACGGCCCCGGCCCGTCGCCCTCCTGGGCGTACGGGACGACGAAACCGGCGGCCGCGAGTGTCGCCGCGGTCGACGCGGCGACCACCAGATGAGCGTTGCCTCCCGTCCGGGGCCTGCGCCCCAGCAGCCAAAGGACCACCCCCAGCGTGCCCGCGAGCGACGCCCGAAGCGTCCGGCGGGCCCGGGCCAGCAGCGACTCAACCGTCCGGTAGCTCAGCCCCATCTCCCGGGCGACCTCACCGACGTCGAGGTCCTCGGACTTCAGCCGCAGTGCCTCCGCCTGCCGGGCGGGCAGCTCACCGCTGCGCACGGCCAGCCACTTCGCCTCGGCCCGGTCGCACACCACCTCGTCGACGGGCGCGGGCCGCGGCGCCACCAGCAGCGGGCTGCTGCGTACCTCCGCCTCCCGGTTGACCTGCCGGTACCGGTCGACGCACAGCCGCATCGTCACCGTCGTCAGCCACGCGCCCAGCCGGTCGTCGTCGAGATGCGGGTTCTCGGCCGCCCGCAGCATCGCCTCGTGCACGGCGTCCTCGGCGTCCTCCTGGCTCATCGACCGCCGACGGGCCACCTTGAGCAGGTCCTCGCGATGGCTCCAGGCGCGCTGCCAGCGTTCCTGCGACGCCCCCTCCCGGGGCCCGCCGCGGGCCGCCCGCTCCTCCGCGCCCGAATGCGCAGTCTGAGTGTCCGTCGCCATGAGGGCCCCTTCGCGCTCACCCCGCCGGTCCCGTCCTGCCCGGCGGGGGGCGACATTACCGCCGGGTATCCGGGGTTGTGGAGGGGGTGGCGCGCATCGAGTCCTTACCGTTGCCGACCAGCGGCTCCGTGCCGGAGGGTACGCCGCCGCCGGGCAGCGGGGCCCGGGGCGTGGGGACGGCCGGCACGGGCGCGACGGGCAGCACGGGGCGGCCCGGGCCCTCGGTGCCCTGCTCCGTGGGCCGGGGCGCGGGCGACGCGGAGGACCCCGGCGGCCGTGTGCCGTCCGCGCCGCCGGTCCCCCTCGGTCGGGTGGAGGCGTCCGGTCCGGGCGGGGCGGGCCGGGCCGTGCGGGAGGGCGCCGGTGTGGCACGGGGCGCGGCGGTTCCGGCGCCACCCGCGTCCGGCACCACCAGGTGCCCCTGGAGGAAGTAGTTGAACCACGCCAGGACCGTACGCAGATAGGCCGTCGAGCGGTTGTACCCGAGGATCGCGCGGTCCAGGTCGGCCGGCTCCGAGAGGTCCCGGCCGCCCGCGCACAGATAGCGGCCCGCGGAGAGTGCCGCGTCGTGGATGTTCGACGGGTCGGCCCGGCCGTCGCCGTTGCCGTCGGCACCCCAGACCGCCCAGGTCGACGGGATGAACTGCATCGGCCCGACCGCACGGTCGTACACCGTGTCCCCGTCGTACGCCCCGCCGTCCGTGTCCGTGATCCGCGCGAAGCCGTTGCCGTCCAGCCGGGGCCCGAGGATCGGCGTGACGGTCGTCCCGTCCGGCCCCACCCGCCCGCCGTGCGCCTGCCCGGACTCCACCTGCCCGATCGCGGCGAGCAACTGCCAGCGCAGCCCGCATCCGGGGGCGCTGCGCGCCAGTTCCGACTCGGCCCGCCGGTAGGCGGCGAAGACGCCGGCCGGGAGCGCGCCGCCGCCCGCCACCGGGCTCCCTTCGCCCGCATCCCCGCCGGCCGGGCCTCCGGCTCCCCGCGCGCGGAGCGGGGGCAACTCGGTGCGGTACGCGGAGTCGCCCGAGACACTCGGCCCGGGTGTCCCGCCTTCCCCGACGGGTGCGGGCGCGGAGGCCAGGGCCCCCTGCGCCTGTGACGCGGTCAGCACCGCCATCGCCGCCGCGGCGACCGCCGCACCCCGTACCGCTCTGCGTCCGTGACCCGTCATGCCGGCCCACCCCTCCCTCGTCCTGCCGCCCGCCACCCCGGGGCGTGCGGCTTCCTCCATCCGGCTCTACGCGGGAGGCGGGCCGTTCCGTCGCACGCGGTCGCCGGATTCTCCGGCACCGCCCGGCGGGCGCCCGTACGGGCGGGCTTAACGTGGGGTCATGCGATTGCGAGTGGAGTTCACGACAGAGCCCTTCGACCTCGACGAGGCCCCGGCCCACGCGCTGGTCGCCCGTGAGGTCATCCAGGCCGCCGACCTGGACGCCGTGGACGTCGGCCCCTTCGGCAACACCGCCGAGGGCGGGGCGGACGCCGTGCTCACCGCGGTCGACTCGCTGCTGCGCCGGGCCCTCGGCGCGGGCGCCACCCGGGTGTCGCTGCAGGTCAACGTGATCGGGGAGGACGGCACCGCGACGGCCGTCCACGACGGAGCCGTGGGCGGCCGTCGCGAGGCCGTGGACGACGGAGCCGTGGAAAGCGCGAACGCGCATGCGCACGCGAGCGAGGACGCGGACGCGGATGCGGATGCTAACGAGAACGCGGAGGGGGAGCGGTGACCGGGCCCGGCGAGCATCCCCTGGTCAGCGCCGTGAGACCGCTGGCGGACGCGATGGGGGCGGAGATCCTCCGCCCGGACCAGGCCCAGCCGGACGACGTGGTCCTCTCCTGGGAGGGAGCCGAGGTACTGGCCGTGCGGCTGCCTCAGCTCTCGGACTCGCTGGACCACATCCTGGCCGCCATGGAGCGGCGCCACGGCATGCCGCTGTCGTCACTCGACCGCAAGGCGAAGCAGTCCGTCGTACGGACGCTGGAGGCGCGCGGTGCCTTCTCCGTACGGCACGGAGTGGAGACCGTGGCCGGTGCGCTCGGGGTCAGCCGGTTCACCGTCTACAACTACCTGAACCGGGAGAAGAGCCCTTAGGGCGGGAGGCCCGAGGCGGGTGGTCGGCGGGACCCGGGGACCCGCCGGCACGCTCCGTCCGCCCCCGCGCACCGGTTCGCGCACGGCCGAGCGCCCGACCCGGGGCACCGGCTCCGTGCACGGCCGAGCGCCCGCCCCCGGGTCGTCGCCGACCGGGGCGGGCGCTGCTGTTCGCAAGGTCACATGGCCTCCTGCTCCTTCGACGACGACTGCGCCTTGCGGATGTCGTGCACGCCGGCGACGAGGGTGCCGTCGTGCTGCTCGTAGTGCGAGAGGGCGAGTCCGAGGCCGAAGAACGTGGGTGCCCACTCTCCGACGAAGATGCCCCACCGGTCCGCGCGGTCGAGTCCGGCGCCCGGCTCGGCCTTGCGCGATGCGGTCCAGGCCAGGATGGACAGGCCGATGGACACGAACGCCGCGGTGTAGGCGTGCTCGCTGCGCAGGCCCTTCTCGTGCAACATCTGGATCATCGTGTTCTCCCTGGTGTTCAGGTGCCTGGACTTCCCTCAGGTTCACCCGCCCGGCGGAGCGACGCATCCGGAAA
The Streptomyces tirandamycinicus DNA segment above includes these coding regions:
- a CDS encoding lytic transglycosylase domain-containing protein, yielding MTGHGRRAVRGAAVAAAAMAVLTASQAQGALASAPAPVGEGGTPGPSVSGDSAYRTELPPLRARGAGGPAGGDAGEGSPVAGGGALPAGVFAAYRRAESELARSAPGCGLRWQLLAAIGQVESGQAHGGRVGPDGTTVTPILGPRLDGNGFARITDTDGGAYDGDTVYDRAVGPMQFIPSTWAVWGADGNGDGRADPSNIHDAALSAGRYLCAGGRDLSEPADLDRAILGYNRSTAYLRTVLAWFNYFLQGHLVVPDAGGAGTAAPRATPAPSRTARPAPPGPDASTRPRGTGGADGTRPPGSSASPAPRPTEQGTEGPGRPVLPVAPVPAVPTPRAPLPGGGVPSGTEPLVGNGKDSMRATPSTTPDTRR
- a CDS encoding helix-turn-helix domain-containing protein, whose protein sequence is MTGPGEHPLVSAVRPLADAMGAEILRPDQAQPDDVVLSWEGAEVLAVRLPQLSDSLDHILAAMERRHGMPLSSLDRKAKQSVVRTLEARGAFSVRHGVETVAGALGVSRFTVYNYLNREKSP